The Anopheles arabiensis isolate DONGOLA chromosome Y unlocalized genomic scaffold, AaraD3 chrY_contig0002, whole genome shotgun sequence genomic interval AACTTCACAACCACATCATACCAAATGTAAACTCAGCGAAAATATTAGGTGTTACATTTGACACAAAACTTACTTTCATTCCCCACTCCAACCGGataagaaaagaagcaaaaaccagaCTGAACCTCTTTAGGATGTTAGGAGCTGGACAACATCGTGCATCACGTCTAACACTTCTGCAGATCCTCAATAGCTGGCTGCTTCCCAAAATTCTCTACGGTATTGAGATTGTCTCTCGGCAACGAGAAAACTTTGAGAAGCGTATTGCTCCCATATACCATACAGCCATCCGCCTTTCAACTGGAGCCTTCTGCACCAGTCCAATCCTCTCTCTACTTTGTGAGAGCGGACTTCTTCCTTTTGATTACATTATCACCAACAgattaacagcagcagcaggacgcaTCCTAGAGAAGGACATCAAAGCCGAATCATTTATCAACAGAGTCAATGCACAATTTCATGCCCTTACCAACAACCAGCTTCCCCATATCAGCAAGCTTACCGGACGCGGAGGACGCCCTTGGTATCGTCAACCGCCTACAATTGACTGGTCTTTAAAAGATAAACTACGTGCAGGAAATTGCAGCCATATCGCCGGCCATCATTTTACCAGTCTCATCCAAAGCAAATACCAGAATCACCATCATATCTTTACCGACGGCTCTGTCCTTAATGAATCCGCCGGTTTCGGTATTTTCTCCTCCAACAACAGTTGTGCCATCAAACTACCAGACCATACCTCTATATTCTCAGCTGAAGCAATAGCCATGATAGTCGCCGCGCAAGAAGGTATTTGCCTTAATAAaccaaatattattttcaccgACAGTGCCAGTGTTTTAGCCGCCCTAGAACATGGTAACATCCGAGATCCGTACATCCAACTATTAGATCAACTAGATAACTCCCCGGTTATAACATTCTGCTGGATACCTGGTCACTCGAGTATCAGCGGAAACGAGAAAAGCTGACCAACTTGCAAACCAGGGTCGGCTCCGTCCTccagaaaacaacacaaccatagCCCGCAGAGACTTCaacaaatggagcaaaacaatAGTTGACAAAAATGGAACCTCACCTGGCACCGGAAACAAAATTCTATTCTTCGAACCATCAAACCATCAACAACAGCCTGGAAAGACACACACTCCAGCCAGAACCAACGAGTGCTATCACGCCTCAGGATTGGACACACCCGGCTTACACATTCCTATCTCCTAGAAAAGTCCAGTCCACCGTTATGCAGCTTTTGTGGCGTAAACATTACTGTTCGTCATATTCTCACCGATTGCCATGGATATACCACCGAACGCGCCTTATGCCATCTTGATACCAGCATAGACATCATCCTATCACCCGACCCCAAATGTCAGCGAAAACTCCTCAAATTCCTCCGTATGACAAACCTTTATGAAGAAATTTAGTTTATCAGAATAATATGTGTCGTAAATTAATATTGATCttaatttgataattaaataaattgatcTTCCTTTTAGTTTTAAGCTTAGTTTTAAGGTAACCGAGCAAACTCGGATTAAGGTTTACACAGGGAGGAAATGCCCTGGGTAAGAAGATTGTTAGGTTTAAGTAGTTTCCGAAGAGGCGAATGAAGCCGaaaggctcaaagtctctataaaaatcaataacaaaaaaaaaaaaagtataaaagaCCCTTCTCAAAGGGAACATCGTGTTGTTCGTGATCCCTTACAAACGTTCCCCAATCAAATCTAACCATGTCTGGCcgtggaaagggaggaaaggtaAAGGGAAAGGCAAAGTCCCGTTCCAACCGTGCCGGTCTTCAGTTCCCCGTTGGTCGTATTCATCGTCTCCTGCGCAAGGGTAACTATGCCGAGCGCGTCGGTGCCGGAGCACCCGTGTATCTGGCAGCCGTCATGGAATACTTGGCCGCTGAAGTGCTTGAGTTGGCCGGAAACGCTGCCCGTGACAACAAGAAGACGCGCATCATCCCGCGTCATCTGCAGCTGGCCATCCGCAACGACGAGGAGTTGAACAAGCTGCTGTCCGGAGTAACCATCGCTCAGGGTGGTGTGCTGCCCAACATTCaggccgtgctgctgcccaagAAGACCGAAAAGAAGGCTTAAACTGTGTGACAAAGCTTCCTTCATCTCAAACCCAAAACCGTCCTTTTCAGGGCGACAAATAACTTTGCCAAAgacattttattcgatttatgCTGATATGGGAGaactagaaaggaaaaaaatcccGATATATCAAGAACCGTGCATAAAACTGTGTACAAAATGTAGGTAAAAAATGTGCCTTTCGTTGGCACAAAAAGCAtcatttgatgtttttaattCTGTAACCCATCACTACGAATTTTACAAAATGCAGCATATCGTTAgcgatgtgtgcatttttccAGGTAGCTTTGTCAAGAGAGTTGGTTTTACCATAGAAATGCAAGCAGTGATACTTGTGTGTTGACCTTTTCTGAAAACAGTAAAGGACACTTTTACCTGATTTATCGTTAACCACGAGAAAATGTTGAAAGTATCGGTCAACGAAAAATGTGTTGCATTAAGGAGAAATTAAGTTCTCACAAAAGTTTGATTTTCTTTATATcgggaaatgttggaaatggCTTTAAAACAGGGGGACCAAAAATAAGGAAGattcatacaaacaaacaatctcaACAATGATTCCTTTTACCCGTCATCTACATAACCATGTACCCAAATATGTGTAGCATTTTAtagtatttcttttttaaaacgATACTTTCATTTGCAAAGTAGGAATGCCAATAAAATACAATGGATTGAAATGCCCCTAACGCATATGTCACTCCACATTCAATAACGCCATCTAGTGGTGATCAAAGTCTCTGCAACCGGTAGTAACGCCATCTAAATAattggtaaaagtaaggctcagccctctacgttacatAGGAGTAGCGTTACTTGCCGTTTTAAAAttcccaagcagcattttatAGAGTTTTTGTCATCTTCGCTACCGACCGGTGCACACCTGTtgtatataaaatattttacatttcgcaGAAAATTTTGGTTATTTGCTTTAGGATAATTCGATATCAATGCGATTTAATACTTAAAATACAATTACAATAcagatttattattattcattaagGCACGATGATATAGCCAAAATAGTCTTACAGTTTAAAGTTCTCAAAACGCGAACAGCTTTTGATTGGAGTAATATTCCCAAAgtagaaaatacaaaatagtGAAAGTTTATTTAGATAAATTAAACACATGAAATGAATTGATTGCCTATTAACGTTTGTATTAGTATTAACGTTAATATATGCGCTTCTCAAACTACTGGTCCAGAAGATGTGGCCGATGCTCTCTCTAACACACCTGTTGGTGCACTGCTCCCTATGCTACCAGTCATCACTGTCGATACGTTCACctctgccatcaaacgtgtcaaATCCTCATATAcccctggcccagatggtatacCGGCCGTTATCCTAAAGTGGTGTGCTTCTGCGCTTGCTCCCTCGCTGATGAAGATTTTTAAGGAGTCCCTGAGATGTGGAATCTTTCCTAAGAATGATGCTGTAAACTATCGTGGCATAACCTCACTcagcgtgtgtgcaaaggtgttcgaAATGCTAATCTACGAGCCATTGTTGGCCTCGGCCTGCAACTATATTAGTGTGAATCAACATGGTTTTGTACCCAGGCGATCTACAACGACTAATCTACTAGAATGTGTtagcaaatgccataaatctatCGATAACGGTTTACAACTAGATGCTATTTACACGGATATCAAGGCAGCATTCGACAGTGTATCGCACTCCATCTTGCTAGCGAAACTCGACTTACTTGGTCTCCCAAACCCTATGATAATGTGGCTTAGATCGTACCTTACAGATCGTCAATATTCTGTGAAGTTAGGCCCGTACATGTCAAGTCCAGTGCATGCATCTTCTGGAGTCccgcagggcagcaacctgggtcctttgctgttccttcttttcatcaacgacgcgacattgatccttccggctgataatcatctactgtacgcagatgacgcgaaaatttttcgtgttattcgtgaaccagaagaccacgcccgactgcaaacttccttgcatgagttccagtgttggtgcaaccgtaatgctttatccctatgcacacataaatgtgaagCCATTACTTTCAGTCGTTCTCGCTGCCCATCATTGTATGAATATGCGCTTGATGGACAGTCCTTGGCGCGAAAACAATGTGTTAAGGATCTAGGTGTTTTGCTCgatacaaaactatcatttaagGATCAGCTGGATCACGTAGTAGCCACCAGCAATAGAATGCTAGGACTAGTTATCAATATGACTCGCGAGCTTATTGATATACCTTGCACCAAGGCGCTCTATTGCTCACTTATCCGGTCATTAatggaatatgcaaatatcgtatggtggccaactgcagcgcgtccgttagctcgattggaatcaatccagcgcaaaatttcacgatttgcacttcgctcatggaaccaaaggctcgattaccggactaggtgtttactactcgggctacccaccctaagtgagcgtatacgaaaagccaggttgtcgttcatcacgggacttctcgacggccgtattgactctc includes:
- the LOC120906973 gene encoding histone H2A, whose product is MSGRGKGGKVKGKAKSRSNRAGLQFPVGRIHRLLRKGNYAERVGAGAPVYLAAVMEYLAAEVLELAGNAARDNKKTRIIPRHLQLAIRNDEELNKLLSGVTIAQGGVLPNIQAVLLPKKTEKKA